From a single Collibacillus ludicampi genomic region:
- a CDS encoding TIGR01440 family protein, producing the protein MLDEIRRQTRQVIDELQEHARLTEEQILVVGASSSEIIGQKIGTAGSADTAKAIVDAVLEAREQYGFQVAFQCCEHLNRALVVERSTMRAFQLEEVTVVPVLHAGGAVAAEAFRRLHDPVMVERIQAHAGIDIGDTFIGMHLRPVVVPVRPSIKTIGAAHVTMARTRPKLIGGERAVYVLKP; encoded by the coding sequence AGGAGCATGCACGTCTGACGGAGGAACAGATCTTGGTAGTCGGTGCATCGAGCTCTGAGATCATCGGTCAAAAGATTGGGACAGCTGGCTCGGCCGACACAGCCAAAGCGATTGTGGACGCAGTATTGGAAGCGAGAGAGCAATATGGTTTTCAGGTAGCGTTTCAATGCTGTGAACATCTGAACCGCGCGCTCGTCGTAGAGCGGTCAACGATGCGCGCATTCCAGTTGGAGGAGGTCACGGTGGTGCCGGTTCTGCATGCGGGCGGTGCGGTCGCGGCAGAAGCTTTCCGCCGTTTGCACGACCCAGTGATGGTTGAACGGATTCAGGCACACGCGGGGATTGACATCGGCGATACATTCATCGGCATGCATCTGCGTCCCGTGGTTGTTCCCGTTCGTCCAAGTATCAAGACGATCGGTGCGGCACACGTGACGATGGCGCGTACACGTCCGAAACTCATCGGCGGTGAGCGGGCCGTCTATGTGCTGAAGCCGTAA